A genomic region of Bradyrhizobium sp. ORS 278 contains the following coding sequences:
- the bchB gene encoding ferredoxin:protochlorophyllide reductase (ATP-dependent) subunit B translates to MQLSVWTYEGPPHIGAMRIATAMRDVHYVLHAPQGDTYADLLFTMIERRDRRPPVTYTTFQARDLGGDTADLLQSAARAAYERFQPQAMLVGASCTAELIQDDPGGLAQALRLPIPVIPLELPAYQRKENWGASETFYRIVRALAASSADGSPRHERKAGARPVCNLLGPTALGFRHRDDLAEVTRQVVELGIEINVVAPWNATPADLARLPQADFNIVLYPEIALTAAQWLNRQFGQPYTKTIPIGVGATRDFIREVAGLAGVDAEPVLSRAESRLPWYSRSVDSTYLTGKRVFIFGDATHAVAAARVATQELGFEVVGLGTYAREFAREIREAAALYGIEPLITDDYLQVEARVSELRPELVLGTQMERHIAKRLGIPCAVISSPTHVQDFPARYSPQMGFEGANVLFDTWVHPLMMGLEEHLLGMFREDHEFADHAPSHLGAAPAAPPQQPQLRVVETVTSTELAWASDAERELTKIPFFVRGKARRNTERFARERNVNLITLETLYDAKAHFGR, encoded by the coding sequence ATGCAGCTGTCGGTCTGGACATATGAAGGCCCCCCGCACATCGGCGCGATGCGCATCGCCACCGCGATGCGCGACGTGCACTACGTGCTGCACGCCCCGCAGGGCGACACCTACGCCGATCTGCTATTCACCATGATCGAGCGCCGCGACCGCCGGCCGCCGGTCACTTACACCACCTTCCAGGCGCGCGATCTCGGCGGCGACACTGCTGACCTGCTGCAGAGCGCGGCCCGCGCTGCCTACGAGCGCTTTCAGCCGCAGGCGATGCTGGTCGGCGCGTCCTGCACCGCCGAGCTGATCCAGGACGATCCCGGCGGGCTCGCGCAGGCGCTCCGGCTTCCGATTCCCGTGATCCCGCTCGAGCTGCCGGCCTATCAGCGCAAGGAGAATTGGGGCGCTTCGGAAACCTTCTACCGGATTGTACGGGCGTTGGCTGCGTCTTCCGCTGATGGCTCCCCCCGCCATGAACGGAAGGCGGGCGCCCGTCCAGTCTGCAACCTGCTTGGTCCGACGGCTCTCGGCTTCCGTCACCGCGACGACCTCGCGGAAGTGACCAGGCAGGTTGTGGAGCTCGGCATCGAGATCAACGTGGTGGCGCCGTGGAACGCGACGCCGGCCGATCTCGCCCGCCTGCCGCAGGCGGATTTCAACATCGTGCTCTATCCGGAGATCGCGCTGACCGCGGCGCAATGGCTGAACCGCCAGTTCGGCCAGCCCTATACGAAGACGATCCCGATCGGCGTCGGCGCGACGCGCGACTTCATCAGGGAGGTCGCAGGCCTTGCCGGCGTCGATGCAGAGCCCGTTCTGTCACGCGCCGAGAGCCGCTTGCCGTGGTACTCGCGCTCGGTCGACTCGACCTATCTCACCGGCAAGCGCGTCTTCATCTTCGGCGATGCCACTCACGCCGTTGCCGCCGCGCGCGTGGCCACGCAGGAGCTCGGCTTCGAGGTCGTTGGCCTTGGCACCTATGCGCGCGAATTCGCCCGCGAGATCCGCGAGGCCGCCGCGCTCTACGGCATCGAGCCTCTGATCACCGATGACTATCTGCAGGTCGAGGCCCGCGTCAGCGAACTGCGCCCTGAACTTGTGCTCGGCACGCAGATGGAGCGCCACATCGCCAAGCGGCTTGGCATTCCCTGCGCCGTGATTTCATCGCCGACTCACGTTCAGGATTTCCCCGCGCGCTACTCGCCGCAGATGGGGTTCGAAGGCGCGAACGTGCTTTTCGACACCTGGGTGCATCCGTTGATGATGGGCCTGGAGGAGCATCTGCTCGGCATGTTCCGCGAGGATCATGAGTTTGCTGATCACGCCCCGTCGCATCTCGGCGCAGCTCCTGCTGCGCCACCCCAGCAGCCGCAGCTGCGCGTGGTCGAGACCGTCACCTCCACCGAGCTCGCCTGGGCATCCGACGCCGAGCGCGAGCTGACCAAGATTCCCTTCTTCGTGCGCGGCAAGGCGCGCCGCAACACCGAACGCTTCGCGCGCGAGCGCAACGTCAACCTGATCACGCTCGAGACCTTGTACGATGCCAAAGCGCATTTCGGTCGCTGA